A single region of the Halopiger xanaduensis SH-6 genome encodes:
- the bcp gene encoding thioredoxin-dependent thiol peroxidase produces MLDVGEAAPEFELSNQHGETVRLSDFEGRRLVVYFYPRANTEGCTTEACGFDDVLEQFETLETAVVGISDDPVDDLETFADDYDLSFDLLSDELGEVATLYDSYGEKQMFGNTFDGVFRNTYVVGPDGRIEAVFEDVSPDGHAEAVLAELEELADAPLETASD; encoded by the coding sequence ATGCTCGACGTAGGCGAGGCGGCACCCGAGTTCGAACTTTCCAATCAACACGGCGAGACGGTCCGACTCTCCGATTTCGAGGGGCGGCGACTCGTCGTCTACTTCTACCCGCGGGCGAACACCGAGGGCTGTACGACGGAAGCCTGCGGCTTCGACGACGTCCTCGAGCAGTTCGAGACTCTCGAGACTGCGGTCGTCGGCATCAGCGACGACCCCGTCGACGATCTCGAGACCTTCGCCGACGATTACGACCTCTCGTTCGACCTGCTCTCGGACGAGCTGGGCGAGGTGGCGACGCTGTACGACTCCTACGGCGAGAAACAGATGTTCGGCAACACCTTCGACGGCGTCTTCCGCAACACGTACGTCGTCGGTCCCGACGGCCGGATCGAGGCGGTCTTCGAGGACGTGTCGCCGGACGGTCACGCCGAGGCGGTGCTCGCAGAACTCGAGGAGTTGGCGGACGCACCCCTCGAGACGGCGTCCGACTGA